From a region of the Paeniglutamicibacter cryotolerans genome:
- a CDS encoding LOG family protein: MASHDPHSSGFEPMHDPARRKGAVILRGDQARIPQADRALLDSGGGEDFTHTDPWRVLRIQSEFVEGFGTLSGLGPAVSVFGSARTKRDSPRYLQAERVGQLLAEAGLAVITGGGPGAMEAANKGACAGGGISVGLGIELPFESGMNEYVDLGINFRYFFARKTMFVKYSQGFIVLPGGYGTLDELFEAVTLVQTEKVTSFPIVLLGTGYWGPLLDWLRHTVAEEGAVSESDLDLIQITDDPEEAVRIAVSQCGKPVRPVD; encoded by the coding sequence ATGGCTAGTCACGATCCCCATTCCTCCGGCTTCGAGCCGATGCATGACCCGGCCCGGCGCAAGGGTGCGGTCATTCTGCGCGGCGACCAAGCTCGGATCCCCCAGGCCGACCGGGCCCTGCTGGATAGCGGTGGAGGCGAGGACTTCACCCATACCGACCCATGGCGGGTCCTGCGCATCCAAAGCGAATTCGTCGAGGGCTTCGGCACCCTCTCCGGGCTGGGGCCGGCGGTCAGCGTCTTCGGATCGGCCCGGACCAAACGCGATTCCCCGCGCTACCTGCAGGCCGAGCGGGTAGGCCAGTTGCTGGCCGAGGCCGGGCTGGCCGTGATCACCGGCGGCGGCCCCGGGGCCATGGAGGCCGCCAACAAGGGCGCCTGCGCCGGGGGCGGCATCTCCGTGGGGCTGGGCATCGAATTGCCCTTCGAGTCAGGCATGAACGAATACGTGGACCTGGGCATCAACTTCAGGTACTTCTTTGCCCGCAAGACCATGTTCGTGAAGTATTCGCAGGGCTTCATCGTGCTGCCCGGCGGCTACGGCACGCTGGATGAGCTTTTTGAGGCCGTCACCCTGGTTCAGACCGAGAAGGTCACGAGCTTCCCGATCGTGCTCCTGGGCACCGGCTACTGGGGTCCGCTGCTCGACTGGCTGCGTCATACGGTGGCCGAGGAGGGGGCCGTGTCGGAGTCCGACCTGGACCTGATACAAATCACCGACGACCCGGAGGAAGCCGTGCGCATCGCCGTCTCCCAGTGCGGCAAACCGGTCCGCCCGGTCGATTAG
- a CDS encoding DivIVA domain-containing protein, whose product MVYLLLFIAVVIAGAAVFVGVGESRKRPADAGAIRAAGVIEGLVEPVATLPPVLLPERPLGADVRAVRFSLGLRGYRMDQVDEVLDVMAAELERLQQVIRNGAQSHVISATDDSSE is encoded by the coding sequence ATGGTCTATCTCCTGCTATTCATTGCCGTCGTGATTGCCGGGGCTGCCGTCTTCGTCGGTGTCGGGGAGTCCCGGAAACGCCCTGCCGATGCGGGGGCGATCCGCGCTGCCGGTGTGATCGAGGGTCTGGTGGAACCGGTTGCCACGTTGCCCCCGGTGCTGCTGCCGGAGCGGCCGCTGGGCGCCGACGTGCGGGCGGTGCGCTTTTCGCTGGGCCTGCGCGGGTACCGGATGGACCAGGTCGACGAGGTTCTGGACGTCATGGCTGCGGAGCTCGAGCGGCTGCAACAAGTCATCCGCAATGGTGCTCAAAGTCATGTGATTAGCGCCACGGACGATTCTTCGGAATAA
- a CDS encoding DUF3117 domain-containing protein, with amino-acid sequence MAAMKPRTGDGPMEVTKEGRSLIMRVPIDGGGRLVVELNAEEAAQLRECLVGVTE; translated from the coding sequence ATGGCTGCGATGAAACCGCGTACCGGGGATGGCCCCATGGAGGTCACCAAGGAAGGCCGTAGCCTCATCATGCGAGTGCCGATCGATGGTGGTGGACGCCTGGTGGTGGAACTCAATGCCGAGGAGGCAGCGCAGTTGCGCGAGTGCCTCGTCGGGGTGACCGAGTAG
- a CDS encoding O-methyltransferase: MSADIYSSWSYAEALSEEDEVLLRARERGYELGVSPVGTGSASLLTTMAACSGARTVVEIGSGVGVSGVSILRGLGPQSVMTTIDIDLDHLDAAREAFSEAGFKQNRTRTISGRAQDVLPRLTDGAYDLIFIDADKLNLPLYVEQGARLLRRGGTLIVNDALDQHRVPQPADRRPTTTATRRAGRYLREREDFVTSTVPTGSGMLLAVKVG; the protein is encoded by the coding sequence ATGAGCGCCGACATCTACAGCAGCTGGTCCTACGCCGAGGCCCTGTCCGAAGAGGACGAGGTCCTGTTGCGTGCCCGCGAGCGCGGCTACGAGCTTGGTGTCTCCCCCGTCGGCACCGGGTCGGCTTCCCTGCTGACCACGATGGCGGCCTGCAGCGGTGCGCGCACCGTGGTGGAAATCGGATCAGGCGTCGGGGTATCGGGAGTCAGCATCCTGCGCGGACTGGGCCCCCAGTCCGTCATGACGACGATAGACATCGACCTTGACCACCTTGATGCGGCCCGCGAGGCCTTCTCCGAGGCCGGCTTCAAGCAGAACCGCACGCGCACCATCAGCGGCCGGGCCCAGGATGTGCTGCCCCGGCTCACCGACGGCGCCTATGACCTGATCTTCATCGATGCGGACAAACTGAACCTGCCGCTCTACGTGGAGCAGGGGGCCCGGCTGTTGCGCCGCGGGGGCACCTTGATCGTCAACGACGCGCTGGACCAGCACCGGGTGCCCCAGCCCGCGGACCGCCGCCCCACCACCACGGCCACCCGCCGGGCCGGCCGCTACCTGCGCGAACGCGAGGACTTCGTGACATCCACTGTTCCCACTGGAAGCGGCATGCTGCTGGCGGTCAAGGTCGGCTGA
- the sigE gene encoding RNA polymerase sigma factor SigE has protein sequence MNGTSSSAVIDKASSPDVEDSVIPSWEEIVRVHSPRVYRLAYRLSGNRQDAEDLTQETFVRVFRSLHNFTPGTIGGWLHRITTNLFLDQARRKTRIRFDGFTDDAEERVPGREPGPERSFEHNNLDVDVQAALDALPPEFRAAVVLCDLEGLSYEEVSAALDVKLGTVRSRIHRGRALLREKLAHRNPSIRPPATMALPQVRRTLPSVR, from the coding sequence GTGAACGGTACATCTTCAAGCGCAGTCATCGACAAGGCCTCGAGCCCCGACGTCGAGGATTCCGTGATCCCCAGCTGGGAAGAAATCGTGCGGGTGCATTCGCCGCGGGTCTACCGGCTGGCCTACCGGCTCAGCGGAAACCGCCAGGATGCCGAGGACCTGACCCAGGAAACCTTCGTGCGGGTGTTCAGGTCCCTGCATAATTTCACCCCGGGCACCATCGGCGGCTGGCTGCACCGCATTACCACCAACTTGTTCCTTGACCAGGCCCGCCGCAAGACCCGCATCCGCTTCGACGGTTTCACCGACGATGCCGAGGAGCGGGTTCCGGGTCGCGAACCCGGCCCGGAGCGCAGCTTCGAGCACAACAACCTCGATGTGGACGTGCAGGCGGCGCTCGATGCGCTGCCGCCCGAATTCCGCGCCGCGGTGGTGCTGTGCGACCTCGAGGGACTCTCCTATGAAGAGGTATCGGCGGCGCTGGACGTGAAGCTGGGCACCGTCCGCTCGCGGATCCACCGCGGCAGGGCACTATTGCGCGAGAAGCTTGCCCACCGTAACCCCTCGATCCGGCCACCGGCCACGATGGCCCTGCCCCAGGTCCGTCGCACCCTTCCGAGCGTGCGGTAG
- a CDS encoding anti-sigma factor family protein, translating into MHRYQRWMDDYLDGELPPSTARKLEKHLQGCRACTALLAERRRLQLRLSGFSKSGGDAPERDFVQRILDQPGHSAADSASFDPRTPRWGFWLPAVSVVAVLSLVAGVLSVAWFVGADTAVAKTTTGTASSWTDTPVALDQEGLEELREEGWNCPDFDTSGLSLVAATGMMRNGEPELHLELSDDSTPVLLTERRSATPVTPASAHARAAGDAGSGTQGPLGMLAELGARLGADAATRVEVSKGKATLTLANATYSVESELTPAETERILRRILVTEHSRIMSVPDTGHGTLDRLIRGLGRLVVLDVKP; encoded by the coding sequence ATGCATCGCTATCAGCGCTGGATGGACGACTACCTGGACGGCGAGCTCCCGCCATCGACGGCACGCAAACTGGAAAAGCACCTGCAGGGCTGCCGTGCCTGCACCGCACTGCTGGCCGAGCGCCGCCGACTGCAGCTGCGGCTCAGCGGATTCTCGAAGTCCGGCGGTGATGCCCCGGAACGCGACTTCGTGCAGCGAATCCTGGACCAGCCCGGCCACAGCGCCGCCGACTCGGCATCGTTCGATCCCCGGACCCCGCGCTGGGGCTTCTGGTTGCCCGCCGTCAGCGTCGTAGCCGTCCTCAGTCTCGTGGCCGGAGTGTTGTCGGTGGCCTGGTTTGTCGGAGCCGACACGGCGGTGGCCAAGACAACCACGGGAACGGCAAGCAGCTGGACCGATACACCCGTGGCCCTGGACCAGGAAGGGCTGGAAGAATTGCGCGAGGAGGGCTGGAACTGTCCCGATTTCGACACGTCGGGGTTGAGCCTGGTCGCGGCGACCGGAATGATGCGCAACGGTGAACCCGAGCTGCACCTGGAACTCTCCGACGATTCCACGCCGGTGCTGCTGACCGAACGGAGATCGGCGACACCGGTCACACCAGCGTCAGCACATGCGAGAGCAGCTGGGGACGCCGGCTCGGGGACCCAGGGACCCCTGGGCATGCTGGCCGAGCTCGGCGCCCGGCTGGGGGCCGACGCGGCAACCAGGGTCGAGGTCTCCAAGGGCAAGGCGACGTTGACACTGGCCAACGCCACCTACAGCGTCGAATCTGAGCTGACGCCGGCCGAGACCGAACGGATACTGCGCCGCATCCTGGTGACGGAACACAGCCGGATCATGAGCGTACCGGACACCGGCCACGGCACCCTTGATCGGCTGATCCGCGGCCTGGGCCGACTGGTAGTGCTGGATGTGAAGCCATGA
- a CDS encoding sec-independent translocase — MFGINGGELVVLVVLAVLVLGPEKLPEYAQQLARLVKELRRMATGAKEQLREEIGDEIVDMDWKKLDPRQYDPRKIIKEALLDDFDDAIAAVKEKPVARQVSLVTNAERLPTGQSAPFDTEAT, encoded by the coding sequence GTGTTCGGAATCAATGGTGGCGAATTAGTCGTCCTTGTCGTGTTAGCGGTCCTGGTCTTGGGGCCCGAGAAGCTCCCCGAGTATGCCCAGCAACTGGCGCGCCTCGTGAAGGAGCTGCGCCGCATGGCCACCGGGGCCAAGGAGCAGCTGCGCGAGGAAATCGGCGACGAGATCGTCGACATGGACTGGAAGAAGCTGGACCCGCGCCAGTACGACCCGCGCAAGATCATCAAGGAAGCCCTGCTCGACGACTTCGACGACGCCATTGCCGCCGTCAAGGAAAAGCCTGTCGCCCGCCAGGTCTCCCTCGTGACCAATGCCGAACGCCTGCCGACCGGTCAATCCGCTCCGTTCGACACCGAAGCCACGTAG
- a CDS encoding Mrp/NBP35 family ATP-binding protein: MTAETPDPLLLAALATVQDPELRRPITELGMVESARIIGSVARVKVLLTIAACPLRSTIVADVTAAASTVPAVDSVQVEVGAMSPQQRATLRAGLKHRSVPFGDPGSLTRVIAVASGKGGVGKSSLTANLACAMAADGLRVGIIDADVHGFSIPGLMGITQAPTRVDEMILPPVAHGVKVISIGMFVKGNVPVIWRGPMLHRALEQFLTDVHFGDLDVLLLDLPPGTGDIAISVAQLLPGSELLVITTPQSAAAQVAERAGSIAAQTGQKVLGVVENMSWLQLPDGTRMEPFGSGGGAELSARLSTTLGTEVRLLGSIALDPVLREGGDSGLPVVLGHPQAPAAQEIVRIARGLARRPRGLSGLKLPVTPV; encoded by the coding sequence ATGACAGCTGAGACCCCAGATCCGCTGCTGCTGGCGGCCCTGGCAACGGTTCAGGACCCCGAACTTCGCCGCCCGATCACCGAACTGGGCATGGTCGAATCCGCTCGGATCATCGGTTCGGTGGCCCGGGTGAAAGTGCTCCTGACCATTGCCGCCTGCCCGCTGCGCAGCACCATCGTGGCCGATGTTACCGCGGCGGCCTCCACGGTGCCCGCCGTGGACTCCGTTCAGGTCGAGGTGGGCGCTATGTCCCCACAACAGCGCGCCACCCTCCGTGCGGGACTCAAACACCGCTCAGTGCCCTTCGGTGACCCCGGGTCGCTCACCCGGGTCATTGCCGTGGCCTCCGGCAAGGGCGGCGTGGGCAAGTCGTCGCTGACGGCCAACCTGGCCTGCGCCATGGCTGCCGACGGTTTGCGCGTGGGAATCATCGACGCCGACGTGCACGGCTTCTCCATCCCCGGGCTGATGGGCATCACCCAGGCCCCGACCCGGGTGGACGAGATGATCCTGCCACCGGTGGCGCACGGCGTGAAGGTCATCTCCATCGGCATGTTCGTGAAGGGCAACGTCCCGGTGATCTGGCGCGGGCCGATGCTGCACCGCGCCCTTGAACAGTTCCTCACCGACGTGCATTTCGGCGACCTGGACGTGTTGCTGCTGGACCTGCCTCCCGGTACGGGGGACATCGCGATCTCCGTCGCCCAGCTGCTGCCAGGCTCCGAGCTGCTGGTCATCACCACCCCGCAGTCGGCTGCCGCGCAGGTCGCCGAGCGGGCCGGTTCCATCGCTGCGCAGACCGGGCAGAAGGTGCTTGGCGTGGTGGAGAACATGTCCTGGCTTCAGCTGCCCGATGGCACCCGGATGGAACCCTTCGGCTCCGGCGGCGGGGCCGAACTCTCGGCGAGGCTGAGCACGACGTTGGGCACCGAGGTTCGGCTGCTGGGGTCGATCGCCCTGGATCCGGTGCTGCGTGAGGGCGGGGACAGCGGGCTTCCCGTGGTGCTCGGCCATCCGCAGGCTCCGGCAGCGCAGGAAATCGTCCGTATTGCGCGGGGGTTGGCCCGGCGTCCGCGGGGGCTGTCCGGGCTGAAGCTGCCCGTCACCCCGGTCTGA
- a CDS encoding DUF1003 domain-containing protein produces MAENRTGSSGLDTPLGARKRFWPKFSPDPDAFGSSTEKFARFMGTPAFLLYMTVFCVLWLSWNTWGPESLRFDSISLGFTLLTLMLSLQASYAAPLLLLAQNRQDDRDRVSLSEDRGQAERNLHDTEYLTRELAALRIALRDVATRDYVRSELRSVLEEMLETADGEEIRLRGRSPKRRDRGGPSTNMIPRVPTAGPQPKHVQKNQTELPDDDS; encoded by the coding sequence ATGGCTGAGAACCGCACCGGCTCTTCCGGGCTCGATACGCCGCTGGGCGCCCGCAAGCGCTTCTGGCCCAAGTTCTCCCCCGACCCGGACGCGTTCGGCAGCTCGACGGAGAAGTTCGCCCGTTTCATGGGCACCCCGGCCTTCCTGCTCTACATGACGGTCTTCTGCGTATTGTGGCTCTCCTGGAACACCTGGGGACCCGAGAGCCTGCGCTTCGACTCGATCTCGCTGGGCTTCACGCTGCTCACGCTGATGCTCTCGCTGCAGGCCTCCTACGCCGCCCCGCTGCTGCTGCTGGCGCAGAACCGCCAGGATGACCGAGACCGCGTCTCGCTCTCCGAGGACCGCGGCCAGGCAGAACGCAACCTGCACGACACCGAGTACCTCACCCGCGAACTCGCGGCGCTGCGCATCGCCCTGCGCGACGTGGCGACCCGCGACTACGTGCGCTCCGAGCTGCGTTCGGTGCTCGAGGAAATGCTCGAGACGGCCGACGGCGAGGAGATCAGGTTGCGCGGGCGCTCACCCAAGCGCCGAGACCGCGGCGGACCGTCCACCAATATGATCCCCCGGGTCCCCACCGCTGGGCCCCAGCCGAAACACGTGCAAAAGAATCAAACGGAGCTCCCCGACGATGACAGCTGA
- a CDS encoding magnesium transporter MgtE N-terminal domain-containing protein, which produces MSSNSTKVFIARLLGLDVFDPLGDRLGRLRDVVVLSRDPSKPAQCVGIVIEVPGKRRVFVPMTRIQAMESRQIICTGLVNLRRFQQRGAETLAAGELFDRKVTFRDGSGNGVVEDIGLERQRSGDWVIAEYFVRRGENATGLRALRRGRGERLLVAWDALVHSPLHEPQAASSFVAANDELKPADFAEALHEMSDKRRLEVATELQDDRLADVLQEMPDDEQVKILSSLDMERAADVLEEMDPDDAADLLAELSLEQQHALLELMEPDGADDVRRLLEYAENTAGSMMTPVPIILPPEATVAEALASVRREELSPALASTVFVCRPPLETPTGRYLGAVHIQALLRCPPPEALGNILDTDLEPVLDLADVSEVARTLATYNLTSMAVVNSDGRLVGAVTVDDVLDHILPEDWRTHDDGPTHTLKEGILDG; this is translated from the coding sequence GTGAGCAGCAATTCTACGAAGGTCTTCATTGCCCGCCTGCTCGGCCTGGACGTTTTTGACCCGCTGGGTGACCGCCTGGGCCGGCTGCGGGACGTCGTGGTGCTCAGCCGCGACCCGTCCAAACCCGCCCAGTGCGTCGGCATCGTCATCGAGGTCCCCGGCAAGCGCCGCGTGTTCGTCCCGATGACCCGGATCCAGGCCATGGAATCGCGTCAGATCATCTGCACCGGATTGGTGAACCTGCGCCGCTTCCAGCAACGTGGGGCCGAAACCCTGGCCGCCGGCGAGCTCTTCGACCGCAAGGTGACCTTCCGCGACGGCAGCGGGAACGGTGTGGTGGAGGACATCGGCCTGGAACGCCAACGAAGCGGCGACTGGGTCATCGCCGAATACTTCGTGCGCCGCGGCGAAAACGCCACCGGGCTGCGCGCGCTGCGCCGCGGACGTGGCGAACGCCTGCTGGTGGCGTGGGACGCGCTGGTCCATTCCCCGCTGCACGAACCGCAGGCAGCCAGCTCCTTCGTCGCGGCGAACGACGAGCTCAAGCCCGCCGACTTCGCCGAGGCCCTGCACGAGATGAGCGACAAGCGCCGGCTCGAGGTGGCCACCGAATTGCAGGACGACAGGCTCGCCGACGTGCTCCAGGAGATGCCCGACGACGAGCAGGTGAAGATCCTCTCGTCACTGGACATGGAACGCGCCGCCGATGTGCTCGAGGAAATGGACCCGGACGACGCGGCCGACCTGTTGGCCGAGCTCAGCCTCGAGCAGCAGCATGCGCTGCTCGAACTGATGGAGCCCGACGGTGCCGACGACGTGCGCCGCCTGCTCGAATACGCTGAAAACACCGCAGGGTCGATGATGACTCCGGTGCCGATCATCCTGCCCCCCGAGGCGACCGTCGCCGAGGCGCTGGCCTCGGTGCGCCGCGAGGAGCTGAGCCCGGCACTGGCCTCCACCGTCTTCGTCTGCCGCCCCCCGCTCGAAACCCCCACCGGCCGCTACCTGGGCGCCGTGCACATCCAGGCGTTGCTGCGCTGTCCTCCCCCGGAGGCGCTGGGCAACATTCTGGACACCGACCTCGAACCGGTCTTGGACCTGGCCGATGTCAGCGAGGTGGCCCGCACCCTGGCGACCTACAACCTCACCTCGATGGCCGTGGTGAACTCCGACGGACGGCTCGTCGGCGCGGTCACCGTCGATGACGTGCTGGACCATATCCTGCCCGAGGACTGGCGCACGCACGACGACGGTCCCACCCACACGCTGAAGGAAGGGATCCTCGATGGCTGA
- a CDS encoding general stress protein, with amino-acid sequence MSTPFGTAPQNPATGLPRGEVLGRYESYLDAQKVVDFLADNDFPVVNVSIIGNDLKSVERVTSKLSYPRVAAAGAMQGASFGIFIGLLLAFFNGGDNWMVQILSAMGLGMAMWMIVGVVGYSFKRGKRDFASSSHVMATCYDVVVDFAHINAARALAGKLPMNQHAADAGITPHVAAGPVQGLGPVQGSGNAAAPAAQAEAPPSGWADLPDGRPQFGVRVDAEHPAPQVAPDAPVAYPAPAQQDEPAPADPDTHDEQHRESQQETEAK; translated from the coding sequence ATGTCTACTCCTTTCGGCACAGCCCCGCAGAACCCGGCAACCGGTCTGCCCCGTGGTGAGGTCCTCGGTCGCTACGAGTCCTACCTCGATGCCCAGAAGGTCGTGGATTTTCTGGCCGACAACGACTTCCCGGTCGTGAACGTGAGCATCATCGGCAACGACCTCAAGAGCGTCGAGCGGGTGACCTCCAAGCTCAGCTACCCGCGGGTGGCGGCCGCCGGCGCCATGCAGGGTGCCAGTTTCGGCATCTTCATCGGCCTGCTGCTGGCCTTCTTCAATGGCGGCGACAACTGGATGGTGCAGATCCTTTCGGCCATGGGCCTGGGCATGGCGATGTGGATGATCGTGGGAGTGGTCGGCTACTCGTTCAAACGCGGCAAGCGCGACTTCGCCTCCTCCAGCCACGTCATGGCCACCTGCTACGACGTGGTGGTGGACTTCGCCCACATCAATGCCGCCCGCGCGCTGGCCGGCAAGTTGCCGATGAACCAGCATGCGGCGGACGCGGGAATCACCCCGCATGTGGCAGCGGGCCCGGTGCAGGGCCTTGGCCCCGTGCAAGGCAGCGGCAATGCCGCTGCACCGGCTGCGCAGGCTGAGGCTCCGCCGTCCGGCTGGGCCGACCTGCCCGATGGGCGTCCGCAGTTCGGGGTCCGCGTCGATGCCGAGCACCCGGCCCCGCAGGTTGCTCCGGACGCTCCGGTGGCATATCCCGCTCCGGCGCAGCAGGATGAACCGGCACCTGCCGACCCCGACACCCACGATGAACAGCACCGGGAATCCCAGCAGGAAACCGAGGCAAAGTAG
- a CDS encoding aminopeptidase P family protein, whose product MTDSSQTPGSDQPLEDRVNNRSQRPTSAAFKSFMASQWAPDLSELPEADAVAPFAAKRRLALSQKFAGERLVIPAGPLKVRSNDTDYRFRPHSGFAHLTGLGLDHEPEAVLVLEPTDAGDGDDGGNHVATLYFSPMAGRDSEEFYSNARTGEFWIGSRPTLGQLSARLGLPTADLLQLEMAITKDAGVVEFGGMRIRLLREVDMNCDALVDTSRINTGVDLERSDELDGDLSEALSELRLVKDAWEINEMRSSVAATINGFHDVVRALPRALAHTRGERVIEGAFFARAREEGNDLGYDTIAAAGNNATVLHWIRNNGTVNEGDLVLVDAGVEAESLYTADITRTLPANGHFNDIQRKLYHAVLDAADAAFAVAKPGTRFRDLHTAAIQVLAERLDFWGLLPVSLEVALSTEGQQHRRWMPHGTSHHLGLDVHDCAQAKADLYLDGILEEGMVFTIEPGLYFKAEDLAVPQEFRGIGIRIEDDVLVTADGCENLSAALPRTAQDVEAWMASVQAGTDNA is encoded by the coding sequence ATGACTGACTCTTCCCAGACCCCCGGCAGCGACCAGCCCCTGGAGGACCGCGTGAACAACCGTTCACAGCGTCCGACCTCGGCGGCCTTCAAATCCTTCATGGCCTCCCAGTGGGCCCCCGACCTGTCCGAGCTTCCCGAAGCCGATGCGGTGGCGCCGTTCGCCGCCAAGCGTCGGCTCGCGCTCTCGCAGAAGTTCGCCGGCGAGCGCCTGGTGATCCCCGCCGGACCGCTCAAGGTTCGCTCGAATGACACCGATTACCGCTTCCGCCCGCACTCGGGCTTCGCACACCTGACCGGTCTGGGACTGGACCACGAGCCCGAGGCCGTGTTGGTGCTCGAACCGACTGATGCCGGCGACGGCGACGATGGCGGAAACCACGTCGCCACCCTGTACTTCAGCCCGATGGCCGGCCGCGACTCGGAGGAGTTCTACTCCAATGCACGCACCGGTGAATTCTGGATCGGCTCGCGACCGACCCTGGGCCAGCTTTCGGCCCGACTCGGCCTGCCCACCGCCGACCTTTTGCAGCTCGAGATGGCCATTACCAAGGACGCCGGCGTCGTCGAGTTCGGTGGCATGCGCATCCGCCTGCTGCGCGAGGTCGACATGAACTGCGATGCGCTGGTCGACACCTCCCGCATCAACACCGGTGTTGACCTGGAACGCTCGGATGAGCTGGACGGCGACCTCAGCGAAGCGCTCTCGGAGTTGCGTCTGGTCAAGGACGCCTGGGAAATCAACGAAATGCGTTCCTCAGTGGCCGCGACGATCAACGGCTTCCACGACGTGGTCCGTGCACTGCCCCGAGCCCTCGCCCACACCCGCGGTGAGCGCGTCATCGAAGGCGCGTTCTTCGCCCGGGCCCGCGAGGAGGGCAACGACCTCGGATACGACACCATTGCCGCCGCCGGCAACAACGCCACGGTGCTGCACTGGATCCGCAACAACGGCACGGTCAACGAGGGTGATCTGGTCCTGGTCGATGCCGGCGTCGAAGCCGAATCGCTCTACACCGCCGACATCACCCGCACCCTGCCGGCGAACGGGCACTTCAACGACATCCAGCGCAAGCTCTATCATGCCGTGTTGGACGCCGCCGATGCGGCCTTCGCCGTGGCCAAGCCGGGCACCCGCTTCCGCGACCTGCACACCGCAGCCATCCAGGTCCTGGCCGAACGCCTGGATTTCTGGGGCCTGCTCCCGGTCTCGCTCGAAGTGGCGCTGTCCACCGAGGGCCAGCAGCACCGCCGCTGGATGCCCCACGGCACCAGCCACCACCTGGGCCTGGACGTGCACGACTGCGCGCAGGCCAAGGCCGACCTCTACCTGGACGGCATCCTGGAGGAGGGCATGGTCTTCACCATCGAACCCGGCCTCTATTTCAAGGCTGAGGACCTCGCCGTACCCCAGGAGTTCCGCGGCATCGGCATCCGCATCGAGGACGACGTCCTGGTGACCGCCGACGGCTGCGAGAACCTCAGCGCGGCACTTCCGCGCACCGCCCAGGACGTCGAGGCATGGATGGCTTCGGTGCAGGCCGGAACGGACAACGCCTAA
- a CDS encoding PHP domain-containing protein — MRIDLHAHSHVSDGTEEPAVLMAAAAAAGLDVVALTDHDQTAGWEEASLAALHWGVGLVPGMEISCKTDHGVSVHLLSYLHDPEHPELLEEIGKARDARITRARRMVDLLSEDFPVDWEMVNRHSIPGGTIGRPHIADALVTAGVVRTRTEAFAQVLTARSKYYVGHYAVDPVSAVRLVRGAGGVPVFAHPMAAARGRVVGVETFEAMIEAGLLGVEIDHRDNTDEGKAFLRELATRHDLIVTGSSDYHGTGKPNQLGENTTSPEMLERILAAGTGSAPVGIPGH; from the coding sequence ATGCGGATAGACCTCCACGCGCACTCACATGTTTCCGACGGCACCGAAGAGCCAGCCGTCCTGATGGCCGCCGCGGCGGCGGCGGGCCTTGACGTCGTGGCCCTCACCGACCACGATCAGACTGCTGGATGGGAAGAGGCCTCACTGGCTGCGCTTCACTGGGGCGTGGGACTGGTCCCCGGCATGGAAATATCCTGCAAGACCGATCATGGCGTCAGCGTCCACCTGCTCAGCTACCTGCACGATCCCGAGCATCCGGAGCTGTTGGAGGAAATCGGCAAGGCCCGCGACGCCCGGATCACCCGGGCCAGGCGCATGGTCGACCTGCTCTCCGAGGATTTCCCCGTGGACTGGGAAATGGTGAACCGCCATTCGATTCCCGGCGGCACCATCGGGCGGCCCCATATTGCAGACGCGCTGGTCACCGCCGGTGTGGTGCGCACCCGTACCGAGGCCTTCGCCCAGGTCCTGACTGCCCGCTCAAAATACTATGTCGGCCATTATGCAGTGGACCCGGTTAGTGCCGTGCGCTTGGTCCGGGGGGCCGGGGGCGTGCCGGTCTTCGCGCACCCGATGGCAGCGGCCCGTGGACGTGTGGTCGGCGTCGAAACCTTTGAGGCGATGATCGAGGCCGGCCTGCTCGGGGTCGAGATCGACCACCGTGACAACACCGACGAGGGCAAGGCCTTTCTGCGGGAGCTCGCCACCCGGCATGACCTGATAGTGACCGGTTCATCCGATTACCACGGCACCGGCAAGCCGAACCAGCTGGGGGAGAACACCACCTCGCCCGAGATGCTCGAACGCATCCTGGCCGCAGGGACCGGAAGCGCGCCGGTGGGCATCCCCGGGCACTAG